Proteins from a single region of Synergistaceae bacterium:
- a CDS encoding adenosylcobalamin-dependent ribonucleoside-diphosphate reductase, with amino-acid sequence MTRSLKERFNVHFPFGAFDTPSVPRLSENAMWLLEQRYFVSRYDEKSGTLRKERSFEEFTLRVARTIASAETLYLDASPVSLEWLQILEKNIASDILDRRFLFNSPCLFSAAAGLTVRPEFASILYKPVESMTFEDYSRLYEARTQSQQLFACFVINVPDSIEGIFESVKDASVISKFGGGVGGNFGWLREHGSAINGGTGGQASGPVSFMETWNTMGAVVVQGGKRRAALMGMLFDNHPDIFRFIDSKTEDGKLSYFNISVAVSDKLMEATAQDGDFDLISRDDGSVKRTIKAKKLMGHICESAWKRGDPGVFFIDKAQQDNLLKMSDEWTIESTNPCGEQPLPNYTSCNLGSINVEAFVESQNDDAVFDWAGFSDQVARSIYYLDLVIDACSYPLERIEERTKKIRPVGLGLMGLADAALMQDIVYGSPEFHTYCERLGSALSTGALLATAQIVSDAGKQSFPESHLVGNLFDVFRSQIEEGEEPRTRPLFSEGVIFSDEWFLLLSEEEYDQLLTRMQRSKIVPRTLVNTLLEFRKPDRGYSFEESKAILHSLVHGQMRNSRRLSVAPTGSISMIMDASSGIEPNFAWSWNRHIAKVDGSGTEMREFWHKFLSEEQRQEYKKTGRLSDKTFVTAYDITMEQHVDVMGIFARVVDSGISKTVNLPNNSSVEDVRHVYEACYRLGCKGITIYRDGSRSYQPIEIKKAGEAGEKEGSGRVKERPGLVVFGRTIKESTPWGSIYVTINFDGDEPFEIFITIGKSGSELKAMTEALSRAISIGLRSGSKLEDFIATLKGLSGKEYWMFGFDETHVARSIPDAIAVLLEKLVERDNAPAAPHEGGAPCPECKAPMEMISGCAYCFSCGYSPCK; translated from the coding sequence ATGACTCGTTCGCTGAAAGAACGTTTTAACGTTCATTTTCCCTTTGGGGCCTTCGACACTCCTTCTGTGCCCCGTTTGTCCGAAAACGCCATGTGGCTGCTGGAGCAAAGGTATTTCGTCTCGCGTTACGATGAAAAGAGCGGTACTCTGCGCAAGGAGCGGTCTTTCGAGGAGTTTACCTTACGCGTGGCGCGCACCATAGCTAGCGCGGAGACGCTTTACCTCGACGCTTCGCCCGTGTCTCTGGAGTGGCTCCAGATCCTGGAGAAAAACATCGCGAGCGATATTCTCGACAGGCGTTTCCTGTTTAACTCGCCCTGTCTTTTCAGCGCCGCGGCGGGCCTCACCGTGCGTCCCGAGTTCGCCTCCATCCTCTACAAACCCGTGGAATCCATGACCTTCGAGGATTACTCCCGCCTTTACGAGGCCCGTACCCAAAGCCAGCAGTTGTTTGCCTGTTTCGTCATCAACGTGCCCGACAGCATCGAAGGGATTTTCGAGTCCGTTAAGGACGCCAGCGTCATCAGCAAGTTTGGCGGCGGCGTGGGAGGCAACTTCGGTTGGCTGCGCGAACATGGTTCGGCCATCAACGGAGGTACCGGAGGTCAGGCATCCGGCCCCGTTTCCTTCATGGAAACCTGGAACACCATGGGAGCGGTGGTGGTCCAGGGCGGGAAACGCCGGGCGGCCCTCATGGGTATGCTTTTCGATAACCACCCGGACATTTTCCGCTTCATCGACTCCAAGACCGAGGACGGTAAACTTTCCTATTTCAACATCTCTGTGGCCGTGTCTGATAAGCTGATGGAGGCTACGGCCCAAGATGGGGATTTCGATCTGATTTCTCGGGATGACGGTTCCGTGAAGCGGACCATCAAGGCGAAAAAATTGATGGGGCACATCTGTGAAAGCGCCTGGAAACGCGGTGACCCCGGTGTGTTTTTCATCGATAAGGCCCAGCAGGACAATCTGCTCAAAATGAGCGACGAGTGGACTATCGAGTCCACTAACCCCTGCGGCGAGCAGCCGCTTCCGAACTACACCAGTTGTAATCTGGGCTCCATCAACGTGGAGGCCTTCGTTGAGAGCCAAAATGACGATGCGGTCTTTGACTGGGCAGGATTCTCGGATCAGGTAGCCAGGTCCATCTACTACCTGGATTTGGTTATCGATGCCTGCTCCTATCCATTAGAACGCATCGAAGAGCGCACGAAGAAAATACGCCCCGTGGGACTCGGACTCATGGGTCTGGCGGATGCAGCTCTCATGCAGGATATTGTCTACGGCAGCCCGGAGTTTCACACCTATTGTGAAAGACTGGGGAGCGCGCTTTCGACGGGAGCTCTTTTGGCGACGGCCCAAATTGTAAGTGACGCGGGGAAACAATCCTTTCCGGAGTCCCATCTGGTAGGAAATCTTTTTGACGTTTTCCGTAGCCAGATCGAGGAAGGCGAAGAGCCGCGGACTCGGCCTCTTTTCAGCGAGGGCGTAATCTTCAGCGACGAGTGGTTTCTGCTTTTGTCCGAGGAAGAATACGACCAGCTCTTGACCCGGATGCAGCGGTCGAAAATCGTCCCTCGGACGTTGGTCAACACATTGCTGGAGTTCCGCAAACCGGACAGAGGCTATTCCTTCGAGGAGTCCAAGGCGATCCTACATAGCCTCGTCCACGGACAGATGCGCAATAGTCGGCGCCTTTCCGTGGCACCGACGGGTTCTATCTCCATGATTATGGACGCCAGTTCAGGGATCGAGCCCAACTTCGCCTGGTCCTGGAACCGGCACATTGCCAAGGTGGACGGTTCAGGGACGGAGATGCGCGAGTTTTGGCACAAGTTTCTGAGTGAGGAGCAGCGACAGGAGTACAAAAAAACCGGTCGGTTGTCGGATAAAACCTTCGTTACGGCCTACGACATCACAATGGAACAACACGTGGATGTCATGGGGATTTTTGCCCGCGTCGTGGACTCCGGCATCAGCAAGACAGTTAACTTGCCCAACAACTCCTCGGTGGAAGACGTCCGCCACGTTTACGAGGCGTGTTATCGCCTGGGCTGCAAGGGCATCACTATCTATCGAGACGGCTCCCGCTCGTACCAGCCCATCGAGATCAAGAAGGCCGGGGAGGCTGGGGAAAAGGAGGGATCCGGTAGGGTCAAGGAACGTCCTGGGTTGGTCGTGTTTGGCAGGACGATCAAGGAAAGTACGCCTTGGGGCAGTATTTATGTTACGATCAACTTTGACGGCGACGAACCCTTCGAGATCTTCATTACTATCGGTAAAAGCGGCTCCGAGCTGAAGGCCATGACCGAGGCCCTTTCCAGGGCCATCTCCATCGGCCTACGGTCCGGAAGTAAATTGGAAGACTTCATCGCCACGCTAAAGGGTCTTTCGGGGAAAGAATACTGGATGTTCGGTTTCGACGAGACCCACGTGGCGCGCTCCATCCCAGACGCCATCGCTGTGCTGCTGGAAAAACTGGTGGAGCGGGATAACGCGCCCGCCGCGCCTCACGAGGGGGGCGCTCCCTGCCCGGAGTGCAAAGCTCCTATGGAAATGATCTCCGGCTGCGCGTACTGCTTCAGTTGCGGCTATAGCCCGTGCAAATAA